From the Desulfovibrio sp. JY genome, one window contains:
- the infB gene encoding translation initiation factor IF-2 translates to MVNKIRLKDITKDLGIGNKELLQILRELGIQVKSQMGTLTDEEAAQVRARVQQGQTARTQIIDTEVQPGVIVRRRKAAPTPPPAPTVSEQAPEPVTPPPAPEAPETEVVEPVEQEMPQAASETPESRPEAPEAPREEARPVIMETARVVRPAGAPAAEEPQPETPTAEVEVAVTAEAEVVTEESQAVAAPETQEAQAAAEAVEAPVEEAPAPVAPESPEPEKAEAPAAGADAAGKDRRKPRRPEPSSAPKVRIISMPDPKKTPPAPPRRPAGDSPRPGMRPGPGAPRPTGRPVPGMPPQPGTDDAAKKRKKDRRVVEFTPQANEGDRRRAGLGAGKGGKRKAGDIQDRTGGRMGGKFKRKKNRDDFLQTKVDAGAQPMKAAKRKIRMEETIRVSDLAKQMGAKAQDLIKVLLGLGALVTINQSLDVETATLAASEFGFEVEKFGFSEDDYLIASETDKPEDLKPRPPVVTIMGHVDHGKTSLLDAIRASNVVSGEAGGITQHIGAYHVSTKRGDIVFLDTPGHEAFTAMRARGAQVTDIVVLVVAADDGVMDQTREAVNHSKAAGVPIVVAVNKIDKPDANPDRVKRELGELGLVPEDWGGDTIFASVSAKQKIGLDELLEMILLQAEVLQLKANPDKRARGHIVEARLDKGRGPVATVLIQEGTLHQGDAFVCGVFSGRVRALFDDQGRKIKEAGPAIPVEVQGFEGVPEAGDEFAGLEDDKVARRIAEGRATKQRERELGKASKVTLETFLASKPEAEAQTLNLVLKADVQGSLEAITDALHKLSTDKVKVEIIHTGAGAITESDILLASASDAIIIGFNVRPTIKVKEMAERESVDIRFYDIIYKLVGEIKDAMSGMLAPVIREQYLGQAEVRDTFSVPKIGTVAGCGVLDGKLTRNAGVRLVRDGVVVYTGKLASLRRFKDDVKEVTKGYECGVGLENFNDIKVGDVIEAFESVEEKATL, encoded by the coding sequence ATGGTGAATAAAATCAGACTGAAGGACATTACCAAGGATCTGGGCATCGGCAACAAGGAATTGCTGCAGATCCTGCGGGAGCTCGGCATCCAGGTCAAAAGCCAGATGGGCACGTTGACCGACGAGGAAGCCGCCCAGGTGCGCGCCCGCGTGCAGCAGGGACAGACCGCCCGTACCCAGATCATTGATACCGAAGTGCAGCCCGGCGTCATCGTCCGTCGCCGCAAGGCCGCCCCGACCCCGCCCCCCGCGCCGACCGTAAGCGAACAAGCGCCCGAGCCCGTGACGCCCCCCCCCGCCCCCGAGGCGCCGGAGACGGAGGTCGTGGAGCCCGTGGAGCAAGAGATGCCGCAAGCCGCGAGCGAAACGCCGGAGTCCCGGCCGGAGGCCCCCGAAGCGCCCCGCGAGGAGGCCAGGCCGGTCATCATGGAAACCGCCCGGGTCGTGCGCCCGGCCGGTGCGCCGGCTGCCGAAGAGCCCCAACCCGAGACGCCGACTGCCGAAGTCGAAGTCGCGGTCACAGCAGAGGCCGAGGTCGTGACCGAGGAATCGCAAGCCGTTGCGGCACCCGAAACGCAGGAAGCGCAAGCTGCCGCCGAAGCCGTCGAGGCCCCGGTGGAGGAAGCGCCGGCGCCGGTCGCGCCAGAGTCCCCGGAACCCGAGAAGGCCGAGGCGCCCGCCGCCGGGGCCGACGCCGCCGGGAAGGACCGCCGCAAGCCCCGCCGGCCCGAGCCCTCTTCCGCGCCCAAGGTGCGTATCATTTCCATGCCGGACCCGAAGAAAACGCCCCCCGCGCCCCCCCGGCGCCCGGCCGGCGATTCGCCCCGTCCCGGCATGCGTCCCGGTCCCGGCGCTCCCCGTCCCACCGGACGTCCCGTGCCCGGCATGCCGCCGCAGCCCGGCACCGACGACGCTGCGAAAAAGCGCAAGAAAGACCGCCGCGTGGTGGAATTCACGCCCCAGGCCAACGAAGGCGATCGCCGCAGGGCCGGTCTCGGCGCGGGCAAGGGCGGCAAGCGCAAGGCCGGCGACATCCAGGACCGCACCGGCGGCCGCATGGGCGGCAAATTCAAGCGCAAGAAAAACCGCGACGATTTCCTCCAGACCAAGGTCGACGCCGGCGCCCAGCCCATGAAGGCGGCCAAGCGCAAGATCCGCATGGAGGAAACCATCCGGGTTTCCGATCTGGCCAAGCAGATGGGCGCCAAGGCCCAGGACCTCATCAAGGTCCTGCTCGGCCTCGGGGCGCTGGTGACCATCAACCAGTCCCTCGACGTCGAGACCGCCACCCTGGCCGCGTCCGAATTCGGCTTCGAAGTGGAAAAATTCGGCTTCTCCGAGGACGACTACCTCATCGCCTCCGAGACGGACAAGCCCGAAGACCTGAAGCCCCGTCCTCCGGTCGTCACCATCATGGGCCACGTCGACCACGGCAAGACGTCGCTTCTCGACGCCATCCGGGCCTCCAACGTGGTCTCCGGCGAGGCCGGCGGCATTACGCAGCACATCGGCGCCTACCACGTGAGCACCAAGCGCGGGGACATCGTGTTCCTCGATACGCCGGGCCACGAGGCGTTTACGGCCATGCGCGCCCGCGGCGCCCAGGTCACGGACATCGTGGTCCTGGTGGTTGCCGCCGATGACGGCGTGATGGATCAGACCCGCGAGGCGGTCAACCACTCCAAGGCCGCCGGCGTCCCCATCGTGGTCGCGGTCAACAAGATCGACAAGCCCGACGCCAACCCCGACCGCGTCAAGCGCGAACTGGGCGAGCTCGGCCTTGTGCCCGAGGACTGGGGCGGCGACACCATCTTCGCCAGCGTCTCGGCCAAGCAGAAGATCGGCCTCGACGAACTGCTCGAAATGATCCTGCTCCAGGCCGAAGTGTTGCAGCTGAAGGCCAACCCGGACAAGCGCGCCCGCGGCCACATCGTCGAAGCGCGCCTGGACAAGGGTCGCGGCCCGGTGGCCACGGTGCTCATCCAGGAAGGCACCCTGCACCAGGGCGACGCCTTCGTGTGCGGCGTGTTCTCCGGCCGCGTGCGGGCCCTCTTCGATGACCAGGGCCGCAAGATCAAGGAAGCCGGACCGGCCATCCCGGTGGAAGTGCAGGGCTTCGAAGGCGTGCCCGAGGCCGGCGACGAATTTGCCGGGCTCGAGGACGACAAGGTCGCCCGCCGCATCGCCGAGGGCCGCGCCACCAAACAGCGCGAGCGCGAACTCGGCAAGGCCAGCAAGGTGACCCTCGAAACCTTCCTGGCCAGCAAGCCCGAGGCCGAGGCCCAAACCCTCAACCTCGTGCTCAAGGCCGACGTGCAGGGCTCCCTCGAGGCCATCACCGACGCGCTCCACAAGCTCTCCACGGACAAGGTCAAGGTGGAGATCATCCACACCGGCGCCGGCGCCATCACCGAGTCCGATATCCTGCTGGCTTCGGCTTCCGACGCCATCATCATCGGCTTCAATGTGCGCCCGACCATCAAGGTCAAGGAGATGGCCGAGCGCGAGAGCGTGGACATCCGCTTCTACGACATTATCTACAAGCTCGTGGGCGAGATCAAGGACGCCATGTCCGGCATGCTGGCCCCGGTCATCCGCGAGCAGTACCTGGGCCAGGCCGAGGTGCGAGACACCTTCAGCGTGCCCAAGATCGGCACGGTCGCCGGCTGCGGCGTGCTCGACGGCAAGCTGACCCGAAACGCCGGCGTGCGCCTCGTGCGCGACGGCGTGGTGGTCTACACCGGCAAGCTCGCATCGCTGCGGCGCTTCAAGGACGACGTCAAGGAAGTCACCAAGGGTTACGAATGCGGCGTCGGCCTGGAAAACTTCAACGACATCAAGGTCGGCGACGTGATCGAGGCCTTCGAGTCGGTGGAGGAAAAGGCCACCCTGTAA
- a CDS encoding YlxR family protein, with amino-acid sequence MMQNETTGRRAGPTRMCVICRGRYPKSALRRHVAAATGDARLVPDPRAVMPGRGHYLCANPECAEKFSKYSGRPRRRRGGNGE; translated from the coding sequence ATGATGCAAAACGAAACGACCGGTCGCCGCGCCGGCCCCACGCGCATGTGCGTCATCTGCCGTGGCCGATATCCTAAAAGCGCGTTGCGCCGCCATGTTGCGGCCGCGACCGGCGACGCCCGCCTGGTGCCCGATCCCCGGGCCGTCATGCCGGGACGGGGGCACTATCTCTGCGCCAACCCCGAATGCGCCGAGAAATTTTCGAAATACTCCGGGCGGCCCAGGCGCCGGAGGGGGGGGAATGGTGAATAA
- the nusA gene encoding transcription termination factor NusA — MTELKKAIDQISKDRGIDRDLLVDTLEEAVRSSVIRKYGENLDVEVSYNDEQGEIEVYQFKVVVEDDDVADPAVEICLSDAKAIDPNVALDDEMGFKLTVENLGRIAAQSAKQVIIQRMRDAEQEIIYEEYKDRKGEIISGIIQRRDRTGWIINLGRTEALLPKEEQIPRERYKRGDRVQAYIIEVLPSGRGPQIIVSRTHAEYMKALFSREVPEVSDGTVKIVGVARDPGSRAKVAVVSKDRDVDPVGACVGIRGSRIQNIVQELRGERIDIVVWNPEIASYAANALSPARVTRISVDEDEKALEVVVSDDQLNLAIGRKGQNVKLAAKLLGWKIDIFTESRFREVNASKKFLEQLASVAEIPVDNILAAGFESMEELAGAPDEAIDAINGMTPAKRDDLRAALKLMGAVAAHTEDDADEAGEAPVEDADAPAEEATPASPEAEDADTPVEDAAQTPPEADVAATPEAEAAAPEASPETAKAVDAADNEPETDTTR, encoded by the coding sequence ATGACGGAACTCAAAAAAGCCATCGATCAGATCAGCAAGGACCGGGGCATCGACCGCGACTTGCTGGTTGATACCCTGGAGGAGGCCGTACGCTCGTCGGTCATCCGCAAATACGGAGAGAACCTCGACGTCGAGGTCAGCTACAACGACGAACAGGGCGAGATCGAGGTGTACCAGTTCAAAGTCGTGGTGGAAGACGACGACGTGGCCGATCCGGCGGTGGAGATCTGCCTGTCCGACGCCAAGGCCATCGATCCCAACGTGGCCCTCGACGACGAGATGGGCTTCAAGCTCACGGTGGAGAACCTCGGCCGCATCGCCGCCCAGTCGGCCAAACAGGTGATCATCCAGCGCATGCGCGACGCGGAGCAGGAGATCATCTACGAGGAATACAAGGACCGCAAGGGCGAGATCATTTCCGGCATCATCCAGCGCCGCGACCGTACCGGCTGGATCATCAACCTCGGCCGCACCGAGGCGCTTCTTCCCAAGGAAGAGCAGATTCCCCGCGAGCGCTACAAGCGCGGCGACCGGGTCCAGGCCTATATCATCGAAGTCCTGCCCTCCGGACGCGGCCCCCAGATCATCGTGTCGCGCACCCACGCCGAATACATGAAGGCGCTTTTCTCGCGCGAGGTGCCGGAAGTCTCCGACGGCACGGTCAAAATCGTGGGCGTGGCCCGCGATCCCGGTTCCCGGGCCAAGGTGGCCGTGGTGTCCAAGGACCGCGACGTCGACCCGGTGGGCGCGTGCGTCGGCATCCGGGGCTCGCGCATCCAGAACATCGTGCAGGAGCTGCGCGGCGAACGCATCGACATCGTGGTCTGGAACCCCGAAATCGCCAGCTACGCCGCCAACGCCCTGTCCCCGGCCCGGGTGACCCGAATTTCCGTCGACGAGGACGAAAAAGCCCTGGAAGTCGTGGTTTCCGACGACCAGCTCAACCTGGCCATCGGCCGCAAGGGCCAAAACGTCAAACTCGCGGCCAAGCTTCTCGGCTGGAAGATCGACATCTTCACCGAGTCCCGCTTCCGCGAGGTCAACGCCTCCAAGAAATTCCTGGAGCAGCTGGCGAGCGTGGCCGAGATCCCCGTGGACAACATCCTGGCCGCCGGCTTCGAGTCCATGGAGGAACTGGCCGGAGCGCCCGATGAGGCCATCGACGCCATAAACGGCATGACGCCGGCCAAGCGCGACGACCTGCGCGCGGCGCTCAAGCTCATGGGCGCGGTGGCTGCCCACACCGAGGACGATGCGGACGAAGCCGGGGAAGCCCCGGTCGAGGACGCCGACGCCCCGGCCGAGGAGGCGACCCCGGCGTCGCCCGAGGCCGAAGATGCGGACACTCCGGTCGAGGACGCGGCGCAAACGCCGCCCGAGGCCGACGTGGCGGCAACTCCCGAAGCCGAGGCGGCCGCTCCCGAAGCGTCCCCTGAAACCGCCAAGGCGGTGGATGCGGCAGACAATGAACCGGAGACGGATACGACCCGATGA
- a CDS encoding ribosome maturation factor RimP: protein MQRTSVAPEKIRELISPFLAAKGLVVWGVELAASGHRQLVRLYLDLADDVPRTPERRGVTIDECATVSRHLGSLLEMEDIFHGPYVLEVSSPGLGRRFFSAGQLPAYIGETIEAKLAAPRDGRKRFRGKLAAVADTRVTLTVDPGPQAFSLSFDFDEADKVRLIHAFDAISEGEATEGDA, encoded by the coding sequence ATGCAGCGAACAAGCGTAGCGCCGGAAAAAATTCGGGAACTGATTTCCCCGTTCCTCGCCGCCAAGGGCCTTGTCGTCTGGGGCGTGGAACTGGCTGCGTCCGGACATCGCCAGCTTGTGCGCCTCTACCTCGACCTCGCCGATGACGTCCCGCGTACGCCGGAGCGTCGCGGCGTGACCATCGACGAATGCGCCACGGTCAGCCGCCACCTGGGCTCGCTGCTCGAGATGGAAGACATCTTTCACGGTCCCTACGTGCTGGAGGTGTCCTCGCCGGGCCTTGGCCGCCGTTTTTTCTCGGCCGGACAACTGCCGGCCTACATCGGGGAGACCATCGAGGCCAAGCTCGCCGCGCCCCGGGACGGGCGCAAGCGATTCCGGGGGAAACTGGCGGCGGTTGCGGATACGCGCGTCACCCTGACGGTGGATCCCGGGCCGCAGGCGTTCTCGCTGTCTTTTGATTTCGACGAAGCGGACAAGGTCCGTCTCATCCACGCCTTTGACGCCATTTCCGAAGGAGAGGCCACGGAGGGCGACGCCTAG
- the flgF gene encoding flagellar basal-body rod protein FlgF: MEMSMLSAVFGALSTELRLNMSANNLANVNTTGYKRDRVSFEDTFLRYAHDYHMDPRGNLREKEIFPRADLVATPRLAEQKIDFGQGALQLTGNPLDVAIQGEGFFKVSSGGSTYYTRNGAFHRDAQGMLVTDQNYPVLGNGGPIQIPDGRDISIDGTGAIHVDGAQVGQIDVVTVQNPEALQKYGANLYMPQDGVTVREGAVVDGQSQVAQGYLEKPNVQVVEEMVNMIETQRTYEAYQKVMTNTSDLDTKSIRMGTDKS; the protein is encoded by the coding sequence ATGGAAATGAGCATGCTGAGCGCTGTCTTCGGGGCTTTGTCCACGGAATTGCGCCTGAATATGTCCGCCAATAATTTGGCGAACGTCAACACCACCGGCTATAAGCGCGACCGGGTGTCCTTCGAGGACACCTTCCTGCGCTACGCCCACGACTACCATATGGACCCGCGCGGCAACCTCCGGGAAAAGGAGATCTTCCCCCGGGCGGACCTCGTGGCCACGCCCCGGCTGGCCGAACAGAAAATCGATTTCGGCCAGGGCGCGCTGCAACTCACCGGCAACCCTCTCGACGTGGCCATCCAGGGGGAGGGCTTTTTCAAGGTCTCCTCCGGCGGCTCCACCTACTACACGCGCAACGGGGCCTTTCACCGCGATGCCCAGGGCATGCTCGTCACCGATCAGAATTATCCCGTCCTCGGCAACGGCGGTCCCATCCAGATTCCCGACGGCCGGGACATTTCCATCGACGGGACCGGGGCGATCCATGTCGACGGGGCCCAGGTGGGCCAGATCGACGTGGTGACCGTGCAAAATCCCGAGGCTCTGCAAAAATACGGCGCCAACCTCTACATGCCCCAGGACGGCGTCACCGTCCGGGAAGGGGCGGTGGTGGACGGCCAAAGTCAGGTCGCCCAGGGATACCTGGAAAAACCCAATGTCCAGGTGGTCGAGGAGATGGTCAACATGATCGAGACGCAACGTACCTACGAAGCCTATCAGAAGGTCATGACCAACACCAGCGATCTCGACACCAAGTCCATCCGCATGGGCACGGACAAGTCGTAA
- the flgG gene encoding flagellar basal-body rod protein FlgG produces the protein MMRSLWTATTGMVAMQMQIDTMSNNLANVNTVGFKKSRAEFEDLMYQTLQVAGTETAGGNRIPTGLQVGLGVKPTTVHKFFTQGDLQNTGNQLDIAIQGQGFFKIDVNGRELYTRAGSFKLNQDGTIVNAGGYPLQPTFSVPTETKTITITENGHVSCLDQDGAELASTDIPLYTFINPSGLTAEGRNLYSTTQASGTANEVTPGDQNAGTLAQGYLEMSNVELVDEMVGLIVGQRAYEANSKAITTADGMLQTAVNVKR, from the coding sequence ATGATGCGATCCCTTTGGACCGCCACCACCGGCATGGTGGCCATGCAGATGCAGATAGACACCATGTCCAACAACCTGGCCAACGTGAACACCGTGGGCTTTAAAAAAAGCCGGGCCGAGTTCGAGGACCTCATGTACCAGACGCTCCAGGTGGCCGGCACGGAAACCGCCGGCGGCAACCGCATCCCCACCGGCCTGCAGGTGGGCCTGGGCGTCAAACCGACGACGGTGCACAAGTTCTTCACCCAGGGCGACCTGCAAAATACCGGCAACCAGCTCGACATCGCCATCCAGGGCCAGGGCTTTTTCAAGATCGACGTCAACGGCCGGGAACTCTACACCCGGGCCGGCTCGTTCAAGCTCAACCAGGACGGCACCATCGTCAATGCCGGCGGCTATCCGCTCCAGCCGACCTTTTCCGTGCCCACCGAGACCAAGACCATCACCATCACCGAAAACGGTCACGTCTCCTGCCTCGACCAGGACGGCGCCGAACTGGCTTCGACCGATATCCCGCTTTACACCTTCATCAACCCGTCCGGACTCACCGCCGAGGGCAGAAACCTCTATTCCACCACCCAGGCCTCGGGCACGGCCAACGAAGTGACGCCCGGCGACCAGAACGCCGGCACCCTGGCCCAGGGCTACCTGGAAATGTCCAACGTGGAGCTCGTCGACGAAATGGTCGGACTGATCGTCGGCCAGCGCGCCTATGAAGCCAACTCCAAGGCCATCACCACAGCCGACGGCATGTTGCAGACCGCCGTCAACGTGAAGCGGTAA